The following proteins are co-located in the Besnoitia besnoiti strain Bb-Ger1 chromosome Unknown contig00007, whole genome shotgun sequence genome:
- a CDS encoding uncharacterized protein (encoded by transcript BESB_072650): protein MKLVCVLAVGVLPALRTAAQQTAGTESAGTQQKTTNHRLSAAALYHRLRVPVSRSGGHALPSYFPYQEYARAKQEEAAKDAKPEQTLPPPCRPAASKAAKSYVPVGEPADMKAVSLIPPPSAVPVKESPKMPNVRALREVMGGFLEKRAVPVSLHH from the exons ATGAAGTTAGTGTGTGTATTAGCAGTGGGAGTGTTGCCTGCATTAAggacagcggcgcagcagacggcg GGGACCGAGTCAGCGGGAACCCAGCAGAAGACGACAAACCACCGGCtttcagctgctgcgctctATCACAGGCTCCGCGTCCCGGTTTCGCGCAGTGGAGGCCACGCTCTGCCATCCTATTTTCCGTATCAAGAATACGCtcgcgcgaagcaggaagaagcagcgaaaG ACGCGAAACCAGAGCAaacgctgcctccgccttgccGTCCGGCTG CATCGAAAGCAGCCAAATC ATACGTTCCTGTCGGGGAACCGGCTGACATGAAGGCTGTCAGTCTCATACCTCCCCCTTCAGCCGTCCCAGTGAAAGAGTCTCCAAAAATGCCAAACGTCCGTGCCCTTCGCGAGGTGATGGGAGGATTCCTAGAAAAAAGAGCTGTGCCAGTATCTCTGCATCACTGA
- a CDS encoding uncharacterized protein (encoded by transcript BESB_072660) has product MSLCACPASGRPYPSTLLKQFADPRGRAISCFAIAEAHGLVAVSTETYDPQTQVLLDRAYGRVPRSNAPDNTPRGESSDALRSGTSDKRRGVCKGTDASQQQPEVRYRQGSGRCCASQSSYRDQGRAPDAQAECVGSASRLAASSVDGRGESGDPAAFRSGAGMSAWTEKSMEEIKDTQHRQRQCFDNPDVCGRCVIFLDSRSLLPLREVVVGDLPDRCHSNLICCCCCGRCTDGLCRMCRSARRHQFGGMMTERRAGSPQVCAGRTPGTGEGRPSPSFHFSRQLEGSLDESEASPESRRSRRQPRSRAASLACNGVPSSCASSPLRQKDRGERFSAPSGRGNADADHGSAAAFQERRPQFFRCESLAFACQDRLLCVVSPFAGVKIIQLAALPFFRASDSSLLSSGGCADSRSALCLASSSPLRRPPRVSAGAAPPGAPWATVPTAIAFDIEGRYPRLLTHLEFVASFAESSAARLEDFRVLDAGRLDRQEQQEALLSRMWLADAWTGPSCGSADAWDDAAASSSGKALPGVPPKPKWPSRATSPRFAGPCTFLDCLVHFQGHPPVRMVLDVTHGNRVLRCMSLLSSELLSLCCAPWRPQPPADAPPNAAPPSMPAAVPAARPEKTMRAACPRSRSSSLSSFSGPPSSPALSGSASRPSSSLASRSRASSPSPAFSPYTGARLLRDAPSAPQSPAAGSAAETGHDPSLAPQLDAGPTCPEDAGASRAADRAGALRGHGTLASPPAPPARPAPGAASAGAGAPLNERDFAEGTWKVKDGVGFPFAVFKKKEDFRLRLTAGIHVTHPTPVSPRRAPEAKGAGRTLLSSLVPATSGGRSPEEAVEKNRGRARGTDYSVTNVVVPDKSFSHLEADFATSAFRQLLLSQQPAGNAKRKDTRGENLVQLLPLPARPDGLPTLADLTPGLRPSPGSAAEAQMEQKSSYARRDGRGAESSAAGRRPPSSREDSEEDDDEDDEADEFENEEDGAGDVHPEEEWLVALALPHALVAVIDLHHRVVARHKFGLSKSTPFDRLAVQREGRFLLAWKERQCSVLELVDEPDSSASSRAAASLASAPFYAPSGSMWRKFWRQRPPEPALSSAESPLESLDPAGADLCAAKPEPPAAREEAREPSAAGMSPLQPAPPVCSAAALAAPQPPLRLRLHLELPVGARFGHSGSKVERFVAFAFSEDPYLSWLVVVSRRGVNEHLLYLIDLRAEEQRGGALGREIFFDTAMLPVPTQIGWMPLTSSDLLVLPSHRRFLALLTDASAPHQEEAFVAPYVHFTRLTSNREHLSRALDFDRDSTGGSCSGEDSSDPENASDSSNADASEEANAFLREFSPFSLPSGRHARGVERGLNEEGRPRHRDIFAFSPFGRRDAASRQREDGAGREARPPNGVGGGEENRTDCAERRKASMRHYRRMRAEQRQRLEAAGLDPSLHSNLEEKIFYQPLEALRKLQKAPPSCWATPEDIEKWRGEESGKAASRNRDGLCADAESGGASLSLSFSSFCATAGGLTRPLSNRQKILAHLYASYSRGLGPPQASSPTSPPISASAPLPSSSVFSAFSAFSSSPQAALTPQSPAAVAAGRAAAATVAYRQAMLLFNNDHCQAVYWLAGDFGPSAADTTTPAEAVGEAVAAAHARLRVLPSAAADPQVSRWQPSAALSRRGAAVEALNGEVSAAASGSASSFEGILPFRAPTRSLLSVGDAIGAWHMTDLSLCCAVAATTDMQSGRAWGAQRPGGSGARRGAIGRPEPPAPGYEQSPEGPQPSSSLGLGREAPRGGRTGILAPTRGLNAERIISDAADQETANAQPHTPLVGRRRNGCFPETQTARGMEAETFAVRYPRLAGRLAHALQRLDSAHGDSQRGQGGVGKTAAGSRQGDAVARGSAEIACELRQRPGEHTPSEASAYVYVAPPENAANWAAIRGGEKPLVGSQAPRGGGPCNGRTALGESHTGAGELQPGLGGRSRSYADNEASAGVVDDQQELIHMLRLIHDTVSSESVAPPLRLRRRELPSHLTPADLGIASSAAGRRESRTKHGRPVADDEANTPQTVPEEALTHEDIARELLRGKEPALVRGKKYPNIWRLPLFLPADERSEKQYSDREGYDAPTVVGSCASFLIKKMLKKASLFLASRRQSSGVRN; this is encoded by the exons AtgagcctctgcgcctgccccGCGTCGGGGCGCCCGTACCCCTCCACACTGCTAAAGCAGTTTGCCGatcctcgcggccgcgccatCTCCTGTTTCGCCATCGCGGAAGCCCACGGTCTCGTCGCGGTGTCGACAGAAACCTATGACCCGCAGACTCAGGTTTTGCTAGACAGGGCGTACGGCCGAGTGCCGCGAAGTAATGCACCCGACAACACTCCGCGGGGTGAGAGTTCTGATGCCCTTCGGTCAGGCACCAGCGACAAGCGACGAGGAGTCTGCAAGGGCACAGACGCGTCTCAGCAGCAGCCCGAAGTGCGCTACAGGCAGGGTTCTGGCCGGTGTTGTGCTTCGCAGAGTTCCTACCGCGACCAGGGGAGGGCCCCAGATGCGCAGGCGGAGTGCGTCGGCTCTGCTTCTCGACTTGCCGCCTCGTCAGTCGATGGCAGAGGTGAAAGCGGGGACCCGGCGGCTTTTCGCTCCGGAGCCGGCATGTCTGCATGGACTGAAAAGAGCATGGAGGAAATAAAAGATACTCAGCATCGTCAGAGGCAGTGTTTTGACAACCCTGATGTCTGCGGCAGGTGCGTCATTTTCCTCGACAGCCGGTCGCTCCTGCCCCTGCGAGAAGTCGTTGTGGGCGACTTGCCTGATCGGTGTCACAGCAACTTGAtctgttgctgctgctgcggccgctgcaccGACGGCCTCTGTCGGATGTGTCGCTCTGCACGCAGGCATCAGTTTGGCGGGATGATgacagagcgccgcgctggctcACCTCAGGTCTGTGCAGGGCGAACTCCAGGAACTGGCGAGGGCCGGCCCTCCCCTTCTTTTCACTTCAGTCGGCAACTCGAAGGTTCGCTTGATGAATCCGAGGCTTCACCTGAGTCCCGTCGGTCTCGTAGGCAGCCCCGGTCaagggcggcgtcgctcgcgtgcAATGGAGTCCCCTCTTCctgtgcgtcttcgcctttgcGTCAAAAGGACAGAGGGGAACGTTTTTCTGCGCCCTCAGGCCGCGGAAACGCAGATGCCGATCacggctcggcggcggctttTCAAGAGCGACGGCCACAGTTTTTCCGCTGTGAATCTCTGGCGTTCGCTTGCCAAGACCgactcctctgcgtcgtgtcCCCTTTCGCGGGCGTCAAGATTATCCAGCTTGCTGCCCTCCCGTTTTTCCGCGCCAGCGACTCGTCTTTACTTTCCTCGGGCGGATGCGCTGACAGCCGCTCTGCTCTCTGCCTTGCTTCCTCgagtcctctgcgccgcccgccgcgggtcTCGGCCGGAGCCGCCCCGCCGGGGGCCCCCTGGGCGACGGTCCCCACCGCAATTGCTTTTGACATCGAGGGCCGATATCCGCGGCTGCTCACGCACCTCGAGTTTGTCGCAAGTTTCGCGGAGAGTTCTGCCGCGCGTCTTGAGGACTTCCGCGTGCTGGATGCCGGCCGCCTCGACAGGCAAGAGCAGCAGGAGGCCCTGCTCAGTCGCATGTGGCTCGCTGACGCGTGGACCGGGCCTTCCTGTGGCTCGGCGGACGCGTgggacgacgcggcggcgtcgtcgtccggcAAGGCGCTTCCGGGCGTCCCGCCGAAGCCGAAGTGGCCCTCTCGCGCGACTTCGCCGCGGTTTGCAGGCCCGTGCACCTTCTTGGATTGCCTTGTGCACTTTCAGGGCCACCCCCCAGTCCGCATGGTCCTAGATGTCACCCACGGGAACCGCGTGCTTCGGTGCATGAGTTTGCTCTCCAGCgagctgctgtctctctgttgTGCGCCGTGGCGACCTCAGCCGCCGGCCGATGCGCCGCCGAATGCCGCACCTCCGTCGATGCCGGCCGCAGTCCCAGCTGCGCGGCCAGAAAAAACCATGCGTGCAGCCTGCCCTCGAAGTCGTTCAtcctcgctgtcctccttctccgggcctccgtcgtctccggcgctgtctgggtctgcgtcgcggccgtcgtcctcgctcgctAGTAggtcgcgggcgtcgtcgccgtcgcccgcctttTCACCCTACACGggtgcgcggctgctgagggacgcgccgtcggccccccagtcgcctgctgcgggctcagcggcggagactgggCACGATCCCTCCCTGGCGCCGCAACTAGACGCGGGTCCGACGTGCCCCGAGGAtgcgggcgcgagccgcgccgcagatcGCGCAGGGGCGCTTCGAGGGCATGGCactctcgcgtcgccgccggctccaCCGGCGCGGCCCGCCCCTggggcggcctccgcgggcgccggcgcgcctctgaaTGAGCGCGACTTCGCCGAGGGGACGTGGAAGGTCAAGGACGGCGTCGGATTCCCGTTTGCGGTCTTcaaaaagaaagaagacTTCCGGTTGCGGCTGACAGCTGGGATCCATGTGACGCACCCCACCCCAgtgtcgcctcgccgcgctcccgAGGCCAAGGGCGCCGGCAGGACTCTCCTGTCGTCGCTGGTGCCTGCCACCAGCGGAGGCCGCTCGCCAGAGGAGGCAGTGGAGAAGaaccgcgggcgcgcgcgaggaaccGACTACAGCGTCACGAATGTAGTGGTGCCCGACAAGTCGTTCAGCCACTTGGAGGCGGACTTCGCGACcagcgccttccgccagCTGCTGTTGTCGCAGCAGCCCGCGGGTAACGCGAAGCGGAAAGACACGCGTGGCGAGAATCTAGTTCAGTtgctgcctctgccggcgcgccccgACGGGCTGCCCACACTCGCGGATCTCACGCCAGGGCTGCGGCCATCCCCTGGgtcggccgccgaggcgcagatGGAGCAGAAGTCGTCTTATGCGCGCCGAGACGGGAGAGGCGCTGAAAGCTctgcggcggggcggaggcccCCCAGCAGCCGggaggacagcgaagaggatgacgatgaagacgacgaggcggatgAATTtgagaacgaagaagacggggCAGGGGACGTCCACCCCGAAGAAGAGTGGCTCGTCGCGCTTGCGCTCCCGCACGCGCTTGTTGCGGTGATCGATCTGCACCACAGAGTGGTCGCCAG GCACAAATTCGGTTTGTCAAAGTCGACGCCCTTCGATCGCCTCGCAGTCCAGCGCGAAGGCCGATTTCTTCTCGCGTGGAAGGAGCGCCAGTGCTCAGTCCTCGAGTTGGTGGACGAGCCGgattcctccgcctcctcgcgcgccgcagcctcgctcgcctcagcGCCCTTCTACGCGCCCTCAGGGAGTATGTGGCGGAAGttctggcggcagcggccacCCGAGCCGGCTCTGTCCTCTGCGGAGTCGCCCCTGGAATCCCTCGAccctgcgggcgccgacctctgcgcggcgaagcctgagccgcccgcggcgagggaggaggcgcgcgagccctccgcggcaggcatgtctccgcttcagcccgccccccctgtgtgctcagcggcggcgctcgctgccccGCAGCccccgctgcgccttcggctcCACCTGGAGCTCCCCGTGGGCGCGCGCTTCGGCCACAGCGGCAGCAAAGTCGAGCGCTTCGTGGCCTTCGCGTTTTCTGAGGATCCGTACCTTAGCTGGCTCGTCGTCGTGTCCCGCAGAGGCGTG AACGAACACCTCCTGTATCTGATCGACCTCCGCGCCGAGGAACAACGCGGCGGGGCGCTGGGGCGGGAGATCTTCTTTGACACAGCCATGCTTCCTGTTCCCACGCAG ATTGGTTGGATGCCCCTGACCTCTTCGGACCTTCTCGTACTGCCTAGTCATCGCCGCTTTCTCGCACTGCTAaccgacgcgagcgcgccgcaccAGGAGGAGGCGTTTGTCGCGCCTTATGTTCACTTCACGCGCCTTACCAGCAACCGCGAACacctcagccgcgcgctggaCTTCGACAGAGACAGCACCGGAGGAAGCTGCTCTGGTGAGGACTCTTCTGACCCCGAGAACGCGTCGGATTCCAGCAAcgccgacgccagcgaggaggcgaacgcgttTCTGCGCGAGTTCTCTCCCTTTTCGCTGCCGTCGGGGCGACACGCCCGAGGCGTAGAGCGAGGACTCAATGAAGaagggaggccgcggcaccGAGACATCtttgccttctcgccgttcggccggcgcgacgccgcgagccgccagagagaggatggggcggggcgagaggcgaggccgccgaacggcgttggggggggggaagagaACCGAACAGACTGcgcggaaagaagaaaggcgTCCATGAGGCACTACAGGAGAATGCGAGCAGAGCAGCGACAACGGCTGGAAGCCGCCGGCCTTGACCCCTCGCTTCACTCCAACCTGGAAGAAAAGATTTTTTACCAGCCTCTTGAGGCCCTCAGGAAGCTGCAGAAAGCTCCGCCGAGCTGCTGGGCGACGCCCGAAGACATCGAGAAGTGGAGGGGTGAAGAGAGCGGAAAGGCGGCAAGCAGAAACAGAGACG gcttgtgcgcagacgcggagagcggcggagcgagtttgtctctgtctttctcGTCCTTCTGCGCGACCGCTGGCGGCCTCACCAGGCCCTTGTCGAATCGCCAAAAGATCCTCGCGCATCTGTACGCATCCTACAGCCGGGGCCTTGGGCCACCACAGGCCTCGAGTCCGACTTCGCCGCCGATCtcggcttctgcgcctctgccttcaTCTTCGGTCTTCTCAGCCttttccgccttctcgtcttcgcctcagGCTGCCCTCACGCCGCAGTCCccggcggctgtcgcggcgggccgcgcggcagccgcgaccgTGGCGTATCGCCAGGCGATGCTTCTCTTCAACAACGACCACTGCCAGGCGGTTTACTGGCTAGCTGGGGACTTTGGGCCTTCTGCTGCGGACACGACGAccccggcggaggcggtcggcgaggccgtggccgcggcgcacgctcgccttcgcgtcttgccttcggcggcggccgaccCACAGGTCTCGCGCTGGCagccgtctgcggctctctcccGTCGAGGTGCCGCAGTCGAGGCTTTGAACGGAgaggtctccgcggcagcgtctgGATCCGCGTCGTCGTTTGAGGGCATCTTGCCTTTCagagcgccgacgcggagtcTGTTGAGCGTCGGCGACGCCATTGGGGCCTGGCATATGACAGATCTCTCCCTGTGCTGCGCGGTTGCAGCCACCACGGACATGCAGAGTGGCCGGGCATGGGGCGCCCAGCGCCCAGGCGGCTcaggggcgaggcggggcgCGATAGGGCGGCCAGAGCCCCCGGCGCCGGGCTACGAGCAGAGCCCTGAAGGCCCGCAGCCCAGCAGCTCCTTGGGGCTTGGGagggaagcgccgcgaggcggcaggacCGGCATACTTGCGCCTACGCGGGGCTTGAACGCCGAGCGCATCATATCGGACGCTGCCGATCAGGAAACCGCgaacgcgcagccgcacaccCCTCTGGTGGGGCGTCGCCGAAATGGCTGCTTTCCCGAGACCCAGACGGCGAGGGGGATGGAAGCGGAGACGTTTGCCGTGCGGTATCCCCGTCTGGCGGGCCGGTTGGcccacgcgctgcagcggctaGACAGCGCGCACGGGGACAGCCAAAGGGGGCAAGGAGGAGTCGGTAAAACGGCTGCTGGCTCGCGCCAaggagacgcggtcgcgcgggGCAGCGCCGAGATTGCTTGCGAGCTGCGGCAAAGGCCAGGCGAGCACACGCCGTCAGAGGCATCCGCGTATGTCTATGTGGCGCCGCCGGAAAACGCGGCGAACTGGGCGGCGATCCGGGGAGGAGAGAAGCCGCTTGTGGGGTCTCAGGCCCCACGCGGTGGTGGCCCATGCAACGGCCGGACGGCGTTAGGGGAGTCGCACACGGGTGCGGGGGAACTACAGCCGGGGCTAGGCGGGCGTTCGCGCAGTTACGCAGACAACGAAGCGTCGGCGGGCGTCGTGGACGACCAGCAAGAACTAATTCACATGCTGCGATTGATCCATGACACGGTTTCCAGTGAGTCTGTAGCCCCGCCTCTCAGactgcggagaagagagctGCCCTCGCACTTGACGCCAGCGGATCTCGGGATTGCATCTTCGGCCGCTGGTCGACGGGAGTCCCGCACGAAGCATGGAAGACCGGTAGCAGACGATGAGGCCAACACTCCGCAGACAGTACCTGAAGAAGCGCTGACTCACGAAGATATTGCCCGGGAGCTTCTGAGGGGGAAGGAGCCCGCGCTGGTTCGTGGTAAAAAGTATCCAAACATTTGGAGGCTTCCGCTTTTTTTACCGGCGGA CGAACGCTCTGAGAAACAGTACAGCGACCGCGAAGGCTACGATGCTCCGACAGTCGTCGGAAGCTGTGCTTCCTTCCTTATCAAGAAAATGCTCAAGAAAGcttcgctttttctcgcATCGCGCCGCCAGTCCAGTGGCGTGCGGAACTAG